One genomic window of Acidiferrobacterales bacterium includes the following:
- the rsmI gene encoding 16S rRNA (cytidine(1402)-2'-O)-methyltransferase yields MNTAGTLYVVATPIGNLEDITIRAIRILKEVDLIAAEDTRHSRKLLHRYGISTRMIAFHQHNQTSQTNRVIELLARGKSIALISDAGTPLISDPGQALVEASHAGGVSVVPVPGASALTCALSAFGVSLDNLIFAGFLPARQADRRARLNQLRAHRGTIVFYEAPHRILRSVEDMRMVFGASCEACIAREMTKIHEAIRRDTLDGLVNWVTSMPSNQKGEFVIAIVSVGPPADDNEEKTDHMLNVLMGEMSASKSAQVASRLRGVSRNALYRRALELKDDSADR; encoded by the coding sequence ATGAATACTGCGGGGACACTCTATGTCGTTGCCACACCGATCGGCAACCTGGAGGACATCACGATCAGAGCGATCAGAATTCTCAAGGAAGTGGACCTGATCGCAGCCGAAGATACGCGCCATAGCCGGAAACTTCTGCATAGGTATGGGATTTCGACAAGAATGATCGCATTTCATCAGCACAATCAGACAAGTCAGACCAACCGTGTTATCGAACTCCTTGCAAGAGGCAAGAGTATCGCCTTGATCAGTGATGCAGGCACTCCATTGATTTCCGACCCGGGTCAGGCGTTGGTCGAGGCATCGCACGCAGGTGGTGTTTCAGTTGTCCCGGTCCCCGGTGCAAGTGCATTGACCTGTGCACTGTCGGCTTTTGGCGTATCTTTGGACAACCTGATTTTTGCCGGCTTTCTTCCAGCCAGACAGGCGGACCGCCGCGCCCGGTTGAACCAGCTTCGCGCACACCGCGGCACGATAGTTTTCTATGAGGCGCCCCACAGAATCTTGCGCTCCGTCGAGGACATGCGAATGGTTTTCGGAGCGAGCTGTGAAGCGTGCATCGCGCGCGAAATGACAAAGATTCACGAAGCGATTCGAAGAGATACTCTGGACGGACTGGTCAACTGGGTGACGTCGATGCCGAGTAACCAAAAAGGTGAGTTCGTCATAGCGATCGTCAGTGTCGGACCGCCGGCAGACGACAATGAGGAAAAGACCGATCACATGCTGAATGTCCTGATGGGCGAGATGTCGGCCAGCAAGTCGGCGCAGGTGGCATCCCGCCTGCGCGGAGTCAGCCGCAACGCATTGTACCGTCGTGCGCTTGAGCTCAAGGACGACAGTGCCGACAGATAG
- a CDS encoding gamma-glutamyltransferase family protein, with product MAIRTLDRKQLQAAPFHPRLFGFNGAVTSEHYLAAGAGADVLKSGGNAVDATVAAVLVEGVVNPHQHTIGGECPMLIQMADQAEPIVVNGNTVAPASATVGNYMKRGYTDVPDTGILAAGVPAALGACTTALENFGTMSFSDVCGHALDTAKGFPLHRGLLFMPDFGVRDNAALIRSEWPNTAAVYLPDDELPNPGQLIENCALADVFQTLMSAERVAGGTRENGIAAARKAFYSGDIASEIARHSRARDGFLSQDDMQAFVTRIESPVSIDFDHVRTYKCGPWNQGPALLQALSILKNFPLADMGHNSTEYLHTVIEAVKLAFADREQWYGDPEFVKVPIEGLLSDEYGALRAKLIDSSTAGDQIVPGDPNRQMAALTVEERIGGKSWGHGTVHVDAIDRHGTMVAATPSGGWLKSSELVKSLGVPLGNRLMTFYLAPDHHPGVIAPFKQPRTTISPTLVHRAGQPWMVYGSMGGDQQDQWMLQFLLNKVVFDMTIAQAIEAPKFSSHHFPGYFAPHEFQNRLVAIEEGVGEDVLTSLQSRGHAIQPRPDWTEGYLLAIERDPQTGLLEAGCDPRGAKGDVFPAAAYCW from the coding sequence ATGGCGATCCGGACACTGGACCGCAAGCAGTTGCAAGCGGCCCCCTTTCATCCCCGCCTTTTCGGCTTCAATGGTGCCGTTACAAGCGAGCACTATCTGGCAGCAGGTGCCGGAGCGGATGTGCTCAAGTCGGGTGGGAACGCAGTCGATGCGACGGTAGCCGCGGTTCTGGTTGAAGGTGTGGTCAATCCGCATCAGCACACGATCGGTGGCGAATGCCCCATGCTGATCCAGATGGCCGATCAAGCCGAGCCGATCGTTGTCAATGGCAATACCGTGGCACCCGCCTCAGCGACAGTCGGGAATTACATGAAGCGGGGATACACCGACGTGCCGGATACCGGAATCCTGGCAGCCGGAGTCCCGGCCGCACTTGGTGCCTGTACCACAGCATTGGAGAATTTCGGCACCATGTCCTTCAGCGATGTCTGCGGTCATGCCCTTGACACTGCCAAAGGTTTTCCCTTGCATCGCGGACTGTTGTTCATGCCGGACTTCGGTGTCCGCGACAACGCGGCCCTGATTCGCAGCGAATGGCCGAATACGGCGGCCGTCTATCTGCCCGATGATGAATTGCCGAATCCCGGTCAGTTGATCGAGAATTGCGCATTGGCGGATGTCTTCCAGACACTGATGTCCGCGGAACGGGTTGCCGGCGGGACACGCGAGAATGGAATTGCGGCGGCACGAAAGGCGTTTTATTCAGGCGACATCGCGTCTGAGATCGCCAGACATTCCAGGGCGCGCGATGGATTCCTTTCGCAGGACGACATGCAGGCGTTTGTGACCAGAATCGAATCGCCTGTATCGATCGACTTCGATCACGTTCGCACCTACAAGTGCGGACCCTGGAACCAAGGACCGGCATTGTTGCAGGCGCTGTCGATCCTCAAGAACTTTCCACTCGCTGATATGGGGCATAATTCGACTGAGTATCTCCACACGGTGATAGAAGCTGTCAAGCTTGCCTTCGCGGATCGCGAGCAGTGGTATGGCGATCCCGAATTCGTCAAGGTGCCGATTGAGGGACTGCTCAGCGACGAATACGGCGCTCTGCGTGCCAAACTGATAGACTCTTCCACCGCAGGCGATCAGATCGTTCCGGGTGATCCGAACAGGCAGATGGCTGCCTTGACGGTAGAGGAACGAATCGGCGGCAAGTCCTGGGGCCACGGCACCGTCCACGTTGATGCGATTGATCGGCACGGAACCATGGTTGCAGCCACGCCCAGCGGTGGATGGCTCAAGTCTTCCGAACTTGTCAAATCACTGGGAGTGCCTTTGGGAAACAGGCTGATGACGTTTTACCTCGCGCCGGATCATCATCCAGGTGTCATCGCACCTTTCAAGCAGCCGCGAACGACCATCAGTCCGACGTTGGTTCACAGAGCCGGTCAACCATGGATGGTGTATGGCAGCATGGGCGGTGACCAACAGGATCAGTGGATGCTGCAGTTCCTGCTCAATAAGGTGGTATTCGACATGACCATTGCCCAGGCGATCGAGGCACCGAAGTTTTCGAGTCACCACTTTCCCGGTTACTTCGCACCGCACGAGTTTCAAAACAGGCTTGTCGCGATCGAGGAGGGTGTCGGCGAGGACGTTCTGACCTCACTTCAATCGCGTGGACACGCGATACAGCCGCGACCGGATTGGACCGAAGGCTATCTTCTTGCGATCGAAAGGGATCCGCAAACCGGGTTGCTCGAGGCAGGTTGTGACCCGCGCGGTGCAAAGGGTGATGTATTTCCTGCCGCGGCTTATTGTTGGTAG
- a CDS encoding formate--tetrahydrofolate ligase, protein MLKVKSDIEIAREASLKPVGEIAQRLDIPAASMIPYGHTKAKVDLDFIDSLSSRQDGKLILVTAITPTPAGEGKTTTTVGLGDGLNRIGVNAMVCLREPSLGPCFGMKGGAAGGGYAQVVPMEDINLHFTGDFHAIGTAHNLLSALVDNSIYWGSDVGLDSRRVAWRRVVDMNDRALRQVVCSLGGVSNGFARESGFDITVASEIMAIFCLAENLQDLERRLGNIIVGYRRDRSSVAARELNGHGPMTVLLKDAFAPNLVQTLENNPAFVHGGPFANIAHGCNSVVATKAALKLTDYVITEAGFGADLGAQKFFDIKCRTSGLEPSAVVVVATIRALKMHGGVSRTELGIENVAAVEAGCVNLEKHLENVAKYGLPAIVAINRFVSDTDAEVEVVRNSCETLGANVAECTHWSDGGAGTEALAHRVVELADSGTGSFKPLYPNELSLADKIRTTAQQIYGAADIAIDSKAAAYLKQLESDGFAHLPVCMAKTQYSFSVDPTALGAPKGHIVPIREVRLLAGAGFVVAICGDIMTMPGLPRVPAANAIRLGNNGQIEGLF, encoded by the coding sequence GTGTTGAAAGTGAAAAGCGACATTGAGATCGCTAGAGAAGCGTCGCTGAAGCCAGTCGGAGAAATTGCACAGCGTCTGGATATCCCAGCTGCCTCAATGATTCCATACGGTCACACCAAGGCCAAGGTTGACCTGGACTTCATTGATTCCCTGTCGAGCCGACAAGATGGAAAGCTGATACTGGTTACCGCGATCACACCAACCCCGGCCGGTGAGGGCAAGACAACCACTACAGTCGGTTTGGGCGATGGTCTGAATCGGATTGGCGTCAATGCAATGGTCTGTTTGCGGGAGCCCAGTCTGGGACCGTGCTTCGGAATGAAGGGTGGCGCGGCTGGCGGTGGCTATGCCCAGGTTGTGCCAATGGAAGATATCAACCTGCATTTTACCGGAGACTTTCACGCCATCGGAACTGCGCACAACCTTCTTTCAGCACTTGTTGACAACTCAATTTACTGGGGTTCCGATGTTGGATTGGACAGCCGTCGGGTAGCGTGGCGCCGGGTGGTTGACATGAACGATCGTGCCTTGCGCCAGGTTGTATGCTCACTCGGGGGCGTGTCAAACGGGTTTGCCAGGGAGAGCGGTTTTGACATTACCGTCGCGAGTGAAATCATGGCGATATTCTGCCTGGCGGAAAATCTGCAGGACCTCGAGAGGAGACTGGGCAATATCATTGTCGGGTATCGCCGCGATCGATCGTCAGTCGCAGCCCGGGAATTGAACGGCCATGGCCCGATGACTGTACTGCTCAAGGATGCCTTCGCACCGAATCTGGTTCAGACATTGGAAAACAATCCTGCATTTGTTCACGGCGGACCGTTTGCAAATATCGCTCATGGCTGCAATTCAGTGGTGGCGACAAAGGCCGCACTCAAGTTGACTGACTACGTCATCACTGAGGCGGGATTCGGTGCTGACCTGGGTGCGCAGAAGTTCTTCGATATCAAGTGTCGCACATCGGGCCTTGAGCCCTCAGCGGTTGTCGTTGTAGCGACGATCCGGGCACTGAAAATGCACGGCGGTGTCTCCAGGACTGAGCTTGGCATCGAGAATGTCGCGGCTGTTGAGGCGGGATGCGTGAACCTTGAGAAGCATCTCGAAAATGTAGCCAAATACGGATTGCCGGCGATTGTGGCAATCAACCGTTTCGTTTCAGATACAGATGCTGAGGTGGAAGTGGTTCGAAACAGTTGCGAGACTTTGGGTGCGAACGTGGCCGAATGCACACACTGGTCTGACGGCGGGGCGGGTACCGAGGCGCTCGCACACAGAGTCGTCGAACTGGCGGATTCAGGAACCGGATCATTCAAGCCTCTGTACCCGAATGAACTTTCACTCGCAGACAAGATCCGCACCACCGCACAACAGATCTATGGCGCGGCAGATATCGCGATCGACAGCAAAGCCGCTGCCTACCTCAAGCAGCTGGAAAGCGACGGTTTCGCTCACCTGCCGGTCTGTATGGCCAAAACGCAGTATAGTTTTTCAGTCGATCCGACTGCTTTAGGCGCCCCCAAGGGCCATATTGTACCGATCCGCGAAGTTCGCCTGCTTGCAGGCGCAGGGTTTGTGGTGGCCATCTGCGGCGATATCATGACAATGCCCGGATTGCCCAGGGTGCCAGCCGCGAATGCGATTCGACTGGGTAACAATGGTCAGATCGAAGGTTTGTTCTGA
- the folD gene encoding bifunctional methylenetetrahydrofolate dehydrogenase/methenyltetrahydrofolate cyclohydrolase FolD: protein MAKLIDGKALAANLRQSVAEKVNLVKTEHGLIPGLAVVLVGDSDASQVYVRNKIIQTAQAGMNSFHNKLASGVTENELLDLIERLNCDPLVHGILVQLPLPDHINAELVIGSVLPQKDVDGFHAQNVGLLTIGMDALVPCTPLGCIQLLKSCEMDLNGMNAVIVGRSNIVGKPLATLLLKENCTVTVAHSRTRDLETVCSQADILVSAVGKAHIIKGHWVKPGATVIDVGINRIKHESGKMQLVGDVDFAEAEKIAGAITPVPGGVGPMTIACLLQNALKAACNQHNVPVPD, encoded by the coding sequence ATGGCAAAATTGATTGACGGCAAAGCGCTTGCGGCAAATCTGAGACAGAGCGTGGCCGAAAAGGTGAATCTAGTGAAGACAGAGCATGGTCTTATCCCGGGACTGGCTGTGGTACTGGTTGGCGACAGTGACGCCAGCCAGGTTTATGTTCGAAACAAAATCATTCAGACGGCACAGGCCGGGATGAACTCCTTTCACAACAAATTGGCTTCAGGTGTCACTGAAAATGAACTCCTTGACCTGATTGAGAGATTGAATTGCGATCCTCTCGTTCATGGAATTCTGGTTCAGTTGCCGCTGCCTGATCACATCAACGCTGAATTGGTGATCGGTTCAGTTCTGCCGCAGAAAGACGTCGATGGGTTTCATGCGCAGAATGTCGGACTGCTGACTATCGGTATGGATGCATTGGTGCCGTGCACGCCACTCGGCTGCATTCAATTGCTGAAGTCCTGTGAGATGGACCTGAACGGAATGAATGCTGTCATTGTCGGTCGTTCCAACATTGTCGGAAAACCCCTTGCAACCTTGCTGCTCAAGGAAAATTGCACCGTCACTGTCGCCCATTCCAGAACACGCGACTTGGAGACAGTATGCAGTCAGGCAGACATTCTGGTCTCGGCAGTCGGAAAAGCGCACATCATCAAGGGCCATTGGGTAAAGCCCGGTGCAACAGTCATCGATGTTGGAATCAATCGCATCAAGCATGAATCCGGGAAGATGCAACTGGTAGGCGATGTCGATTTTGCTGAAGCGGAAAAGATAGCCGGAGCGATCACACCGGTCCCGGGCGGAGTCGGGCCGATGACAATCGCGTGCCTGTTGCAAAATGCGCTGAAGGCAGCTTGCAACCAGCACAACGTCCCGGTTCCCGACTAG